Proteins from one Camelina sativa cultivar DH55 chromosome 8, Cs, whole genome shotgun sequence genomic window:
- the LOC104708690 gene encoding glycine-rich RNA-binding protein RZ1C isoform X1, which yields MAAKEGSRIFVGGLSPEVTERDLERAFTRFGDILDCQIMLERDTGRSRGFGFITFADRRAMDESIREMHGRDFGDRVISVNRAEPKVGRDDGESHGSRGGRDSGYSFAGKGSFGGGAGGGGRVAEDECFKCGRVGHWARDCPSASGGRGGPVGGYSSRAPAFGGSDGRVDRYADRDRYVDRERYIDDRYDGAARFGARDRFDSREAYIPRDRYGSDRYGAPADRFAGGDRYSRGSERYPPASYDKARSFERDIVPSAGGDRYSGGRAGGPIRGGDEGRGFRSRAGAPYERPSRSGGGGGAYPSSSTFDRY from the exons ATGGCTGCGAAAGAAGGTAGTAGGATTTTTGTCGGTGGTTTATCGCCGGAGGTGACAGAGAGAGACCTTGAACGAGCTTTTACCCGCTTCGGAGATATTCTCGATTGTCAG ATCATGCTGGAAAGAGATACCGGTCGTTCACGTGGATTTGGGTTTATCACTTTTGCTGATCGCCGTGCTATGGATGAGTCCATCAGAGAGATGCATGGAAGGGACTTTGGTGATCGGGTTATCTCAGTGAACAGAGCTGAACCAAAAGTGGGGAGAGATGATGGAGAAAGTCATGGCTCTAGAGGTGGCAGAGACAGTGGCTATTCATTTGCTGGAAAAGGAAGCTTTGGTGGAGGTGCAGGTGGAGGTGGCCGTGTTGCTGAAGACGAATGCTTCAAATGTGGACGGGTTGGGCATTGGGCCCGTGATTGTCCGTCTGCTTCTGGTGGTCGTGGTGGACCTGTTGGCGGTTATTCTTCTCGTGCTCCTGCCTTTGGAGGATCTGATGGGCGTGTTGACCGTTATGCTGACCGTGACCGCTATGTGGACCGTGAACGCTATATAGATGATCGATATGATGGTGCTGCACGCTTTGGTGCTAGAGACAGGTTTGACAGCAGAGAAGCCTACATACCTCGTGATCGATACGGCAGTGACAG GTATGGAGCCCCGGCTGATAGGTTTGCAGGGGGTGATAGATACAGCCGTGGGTCAGAACGTTATCCTCCAGCGAGCTATGACAAAGCCCGGTCCTTTGAGAGAGACATAGTCCCGAGTGCAGGGGGTGACAGGTACAGTGGTGGTAGAGCGGGTGGGCCCATACGCGGAGGAGATGAGGGAAGAGGGTTTAGAAGCAGAGCCGGTGCTCCTTATGAGAGGCCGAGCCGAAGTGGGGGTGGTGGAGGAGCTTATCCGTCGTCCTCTACATTTGACCGTTACTAA
- the LOC104708690 gene encoding glycine-rich RNA-binding protein RZ1C isoform X2 has product MLERDTGRSRGFGFITFADRRAMDESIREMHGRDFGDRVISVNRAEPKVGRDDGESHGSRGGRDSGYSFAGKGSFGGGAGGGGRVAEDECFKCGRVGHWARDCPSASGGRGGPVGGYSSRAPAFGGSDGRVDRYADRDRYVDRERYIDDRYDGAARFGARDRFDSREAYIPRDRYGSDRYGAPADRFAGGDRYSRGSERYPPASYDKARSFERDIVPSAGGDRYSGGRAGGPIRGGDEGRGFRSRAGAPYERPSRSGGGGGAYPSSSTFDRY; this is encoded by the exons ATGCTGGAAAGAGATACCGGTCGTTCACGTGGATTTGGGTTTATCACTTTTGCTGATCGCCGTGCTATGGATGAGTCCATCAGAGAGATGCATGGAAGGGACTTTGGTGATCGGGTTATCTCAGTGAACAGAGCTGAACCAAAAGTGGGGAGAGATGATGGAGAAAGTCATGGCTCTAGAGGTGGCAGAGACAGTGGCTATTCATTTGCTGGAAAAGGAAGCTTTGGTGGAGGTGCAGGTGGAGGTGGCCGTGTTGCTGAAGACGAATGCTTCAAATGTGGACGGGTTGGGCATTGGGCCCGTGATTGTCCGTCTGCTTCTGGTGGTCGTGGTGGACCTGTTGGCGGTTATTCTTCTCGTGCTCCTGCCTTTGGAGGATCTGATGGGCGTGTTGACCGTTATGCTGACCGTGACCGCTATGTGGACCGTGAACGCTATATAGATGATCGATATGATGGTGCTGCACGCTTTGGTGCTAGAGACAGGTTTGACAGCAGAGAAGCCTACATACCTCGTGATCGATACGGCAGTGACAG GTATGGAGCCCCGGCTGATAGGTTTGCAGGGGGTGATAGATACAGCCGTGGGTCAGAACGTTATCCTCCAGCGAGCTATGACAAAGCCCGGTCCTTTGAGAGAGACATAGTCCCGAGTGCAGGGGGTGACAGGTACAGTGGTGGTAGAGCGGGTGGGCCCATACGCGGAGGAGATGAGGGAAGAGGGTTTAGAAGCAGAGCCGGTGCTCCTTATGAGAGGCCGAGCCGAAGTGGGGGTGGTGGAGGAGCTTATCCGTCGTCCTCTACATTTGACCGTTACTAA